The following coding sequences are from one Gossypium raimondii isolate GPD5lz chromosome 4, ASM2569854v1, whole genome shotgun sequence window:
- the LOC105781024 gene encoding AT-hook motif nuclear-localized protein 25 isoform X1: MESGAGSRYVHHLLGPELQLQRSSEPQFNSPEKQGTTDHPSAATTSSGGGSTTPGRRPRGRPAGSKNKPKPPIIVARDSPNSLRSHVLEISSGSDIVDSVSDYARRRGRGVCVLSGTGAVTNVTLRQPAAPPGSVVTLHGRFEILSLTGTSLPPPAPPGAGGLTVYLAGVQGQVVGGSVVGPLMASGPVVLMAASFANAVYDRLPLEEEDPPPVHEQQPAASQSSGLTGSGGGNNNNSGTTGTGVGGGGGVPFYNLGPNMGTYPFPGDVYGWSGSATRPPL; encoded by the coding sequence ATGGAATCCGGTGCCGGTTCTCGTTATGTTCATCATCTACTTGGACCGGAGCTTCAGCTTCAAAGATCATCGGAACCCCAATTCAACTCGCCGGAGAAACAAGGAACAACCGATCATCCTAGCGCAGCCACTACAAGCTCTGGAGGAGGAAGTACCACTCCGGGAAGAAGACCTAGAGGACGTCCAGCGGGATCCAAGAACAAGCCGAAACCACCCATAATCGTTGCTCGCGACAGTCCGAACTCGTTGAGATCCCACGTGCTCGAAATCTCTTCCGGTTCAGACATAGTTGACTCGGTGTCGGACTACGCACGGCGGCGCGGCCGTGGCGTTTGTGTACTCAGCGGGACCGGTGCCGTCACGAATGTCACGTTACGGCAACCGGCTGCTCCACCTGGAAGTGTCGTAACACTACACGGTCGGTTCGAGATTTTATCTTTAACCGGGACTTCTCTCCCACCGCCAGCACCGCCTGGAGCTGGTGGATTGACGGTTTATCTCGCCGGCGTTCAAGGTCAAGTAGTCGGAGGAAGCGTGGTGGGTCCGTTAATGGCTTCAGGTCCAGTCGTATTAATGGCTGCATCGTTCGCCAATGCAGTTTACGATAGGTTACCTCTCGAAGAAGAAGACCCACCACCCGTTCACGAACAACAACCAGCAGCTTCACAATCATCCGGATTAACCGGCAGTGGTGGCGGAAACAACAACAACAGTGGCACAACCGGAACCGGCGTAGGCGGCGGCGGCGGGGTTCCTTTCTATAATTTGGGACCAAACATGGGAACTTATCCATTTCCAGGTGATGTATACGGTTGGAGTGGTAGTGCAACGAGACCTCCCTTGTAA
- the LOC105780523 gene encoding 3-hydroxy-3-methylglutaryl-coenzyme A reductase 1 — protein MEARWRSSAKPVQAPKTTKTVSFEEVSGKASSSEALPLSLHLTNAVFFSLFFSVVYFLLSRWREKIRTSTPLHLVNLSEIVAIFAFIASFVYLLGFFGIDFVHSLILRPSTDLWNSEDEEENEALLRKEDARKIPCGQALDCSVTSAPIISAQKVVDEKPVKLTTEEDEEIIKAIVAGTTPSYSLESKLGDCKRAASIRREALGRITGKSLSGLPLDGFDYESILGQCCEMPIGYVQIPVGIAGPLLLNGKEYSVPMATTEGCLVASTNRGCKAIHLSGGASSVLLKDGMTRAPVVRFGTAKRAVDLKFYLEDPENFETLAVVFNRSSRFARLQGIKCVIAGKNLYLRFTCSTGDAMGMNMVSKGVQNVLDFLQTDFPDMDVIGISGNLCSDKKPAAVNWIEGRGKSVVCEAIIKGDVVRKVLKTSVESLVELNMLKNLTGSAMAGALGGFNAHASNIVSAVYIATGQDPAQNIESSHCITMMEAVNEGNDLHISVTMPSIEVGTVGGGTQLASQSACLNLLGVKGASQESPGANSRRLATIVAGAVLAGELSLMSALAAGQLVKSHMKYNRSSKDVSKTSS, from the exons ATGGAGGCCCGCTGGAGATCGTCGGCTAAACCCGTTCAAGCTCCGAAAACAACGAAAACGGTTTCTTTTGAGGAAGTTTCAGGCAAAGCCTCCTCCTCCGAAGCATTGCCTCTCTCTTTACATCTAACGAATGCTGTGTTCTTCTCGCTGTTTTTCTCTGtggtttattttcttctttcccGTTGGCGTGAAAAGATCCGAACTTCCACGCCCCTTCACCTCGTCAACCTTTCAGAGATTGTCGCGATTTTCGCTTTCATCGCCTCGTTTGTTTATCTTTTGGGGTTCTTCGGGATTGATTTCGTTCATTCTTTGATCCTCCGACCGTCGACTGACCTGTGGAATTCCGAGGACGAAGAGGAAAATGAAGCTTTGCTTCGTAAAGAAGATGCTCGTAAAATCCCTTGTGGCCAAGCTCTTGATTGTTCGGTAACCTCGGCACCAATTATATCTGCCCAGAAAGTTGTCGATGAAAAGCCTGTGAAATTAACAACcgaggaagatgaagaaataaTTAAAGCCATCGTGGCGGGAACAACTCCTTCATATTCTTTGGAATCCAAATTAGGTGATTGCAAGAGAGCGGCTTCCATCAGGCGTGAGGCATTAGGGAGAATAACCGGGAAGTCGTTATCGGGATTACCCTTGGATGGATTCGATTATGAGTCAATTTTAGGACAGTGTTGTGAGATGCCGATTGGGTACGTACAGATTCCCGTGGGAATTGCTGGGCCGTTGTTGCTTAATGGAAAAGAGTACTCGGTTCCTATGGCAACCACAGAGGGGTGCTTGGTGGCTAGCACTAATAGGGGATGTAAGGCTATTCATTTGTCTGGTGGTGCTTCTAGTGTTCTATTGAAAGATGGGATGACTAGAGCTCCTGTTGTAAGGTTCGGCACCGCCAAAAGGGCAGttgatttaaagttttatttggaGGATCCTGAAAATTTTGAGACCTTGGCTGTTGTTTTTAACAg ATCAAGTAGATTTGCTAGGCTTCAAGGTATTAAATGTGTCATTGCAGGGAAAAATCTTTATTTGAGATTCACCTGCAGTACTGGCGATGCTATGGGGATGAACATGGTTTCAAAGGGTGTCCAAAACGTTTTGGATTTCCTTCAAACTGATTTCCCTGACATGGATGTCATTGGCATCTCTG GAAACTTATGTTCCGACAAGAAGCCCGCGGCGGTAAATTGGATTGAAGGACGAGGCAAATCTGTTGTCTGCGAGGCCATCATTAAGGGTGATGTGGTGAGGAAAGTCTTGAAAACTAGTGTGGAATCTCTTGTGGAGCTTAACATGCTTAAGAACCTTACAGGATCCGCCATGGCTGGAGCTTTGGGTGGATTCAATGCCCATGCTAGTAACATTGTCTCTGCAGTTTACATTGCCACTGGTCAAGATCCGGCTCAAAACATCGAGAGCTCTCATTGCATCACGATGATGGAAGCTGTCAACGAGGGCAATGACCTTCACATCTCTGTTACGATGCCTTCCATCGAG GTTGGCACGGTTGGTGGTGGAACTCAACTTGCATCTCAGTCAGCATGTTTGAACCTGCTAGGGGTGAAAGGTGCTAGCCAAGAGTCACCAGGTGCAAACTCAAGACGACTTGCAACCATAGTAGCTGGTGCAGTCCTTGCAGGGGAGCTGTCACTCATGTCAGCACTGGCAGCTGGGCAACTAGTTAAGAGCCATATGAAGTACAATAGGTCAAGTAAGGATGTTTCCAAAACTTCTTCTTAG
- the LOC105781024 gene encoding AT-hook motif nuclear-localized protein 25 isoform X2 yields MESGAGSRYVHHLLGPELQLQRSSEPQFNSPEKQGTTDHPSAATTSSGGGSTTPGRRPRGRPAGSKNKPKPPIIVARDSPNSLRSHVLEISSGSDIVDSVSDYARRRGRGVCVLSGTGAVTNVTLRQPAAPPGSVVTLHGRFEILSLTGTSLPPPAPPGAGGLTVYLAGVQGQVVGGSVVGPLMASGPVVLMAASFANAVYDRLPLEEEDPPPVHEQQPAASQSSGLTGSGGGNNNNSGTTGTGVGGGGGVPFYNLGPNMGTYPFPGL; encoded by the exons ATGGAATCCGGTGCCGGTTCTCGTTATGTTCATCATCTACTTGGACCGGAGCTTCAGCTTCAAAGATCATCGGAACCCCAATTCAACTCGCCGGAGAAACAAGGAACAACCGATCATCCTAGCGCAGCCACTACAAGCTCTGGAGGAGGAAGTACCACTCCGGGAAGAAGACCTAGAGGACGTCCAGCGGGATCCAAGAACAAGCCGAAACCACCCATAATCGTTGCTCGCGACAGTCCGAACTCGTTGAGATCCCACGTGCTCGAAATCTCTTCCGGTTCAGACATAGTTGACTCGGTGTCGGACTACGCACGGCGGCGCGGCCGTGGCGTTTGTGTACTCAGCGGGACCGGTGCCGTCACGAATGTCACGTTACGGCAACCGGCTGCTCCACCTGGAAGTGTCGTAACACTACACGGTCGGTTCGAGATTTTATCTTTAACCGGGACTTCTCTCCCACCGCCAGCACCGCCTGGAGCTGGTGGATTGACGGTTTATCTCGCCGGCGTTCAAGGTCAAGTAGTCGGAGGAAGCGTGGTGGGTCCGTTAATGGCTTCAGGTCCAGTCGTATTAATGGCTGCATCGTTCGCCAATGCAGTTTACGATAGGTTACCTCTCGAAGAAGAAGACCCACCACCCGTTCACGAACAACAACCAGCAGCTTCACAATCATCCGGATTAACCGGCAGTGGTGGCGGAAACAACAACAACAGTGGCACAACCGGAACCGGCGTAGGCGGCGGCGGCGGGGTTCCTTTCTATAATTTGGGACCAAACATGGGAACTTATCCATTTCCAG GATTATGA